A DNA window from Setaria viridis chromosome 2, Setaria_viridis_v4.0, whole genome shotgun sequence contains the following coding sequences:
- the LOC117845773 gene encoding pentatricopeptide repeat-containing protein CRR2, chloroplastic — protein MRHSPKTKKLCNFPPDAAQRFGQPQSLTPAAPALFLWLTPMRPLPAPVASRLAAVLADPAGVPLPVFNSLLSALAATAEPSHAHLPLHLFRHLLLPRRRPDAFTLSALTSSLPSGATAAAAEALHAFALRLGLLHADPVLANSLIRLYLRPPAPRPGLARRLFDEMPARTASSYNTLISHSHTPDAADEGAWGLVRRMVADRCAPDRFTVSAMLPACPSARRGRELHCYAVRAGMCGAGDFHVSSGLVSMYCRVGRTDLAHTVLNGMERRNVVSWTAMVGGYTENDMFEGAVEAFRAMWLIDGILPNTIALISVLSAIEALSALAEGKQVHGFAVRMAMYGDVSLNNALIDTYAKCGALHYARRVFEDTSWCKDVISWGAMILGYGIHGMGVEAVDLFNQMLASGVKPDSIVGLGVLSACCRAGLVLKGLNIYNSIVKDHGVQPTEEMCACIVDLLGRSGHLDHALDFIKSMSVEPGPSVWGALLDASVTHSNKEIQDLASKSLLRLGEGKPSNLVAVSNVNASSRRWNLVERVRSTINQGSLKKKTGRSWVNQT, from the coding sequence ATGCGCCATtcaccaaaaacaaaaaaattatgtaatttTCCGCCGGACGCGGCCCAACGCTTTGGCCAACCCCAATCTTTAactcccgccgcgcccgccttgTTCCTCTGGCTTACACCAATGCGCCCGCTCCCGGCGCCCGTGGCGTCCCGCCTGGCCGCCGTGCTTGCGGACCCGGCCGGCGTCCCGCTGCCCGTCTTCAACTCCCTCCTCTCCGCGCTCGCTGCCACCGCGGAGCCCTCACACGCGCACCTCCCGCTCCACCTcttccgccacctcctcctcccgcgccgccgccccgacgcATTCACCCTCTCCGccctcacctcctccctcccctccggcgccaccgccgccgcggcggaagCCCTCCACGCCTTCGccctccgcctcggcctcctccacgccgaCCCCGTCCTGGCCAACTCCCTCATCCGGCTCTACCTCCGCCCTCCCGCCCCCCGCCCGGGCCTCGCGCGCCgcctgttcgacgaaatgcccgCGCGCACCGCGTCCTCCTACAACACCCTCATCTCGCACTCGCACACGCCCGACGCCGCGGATGAGGGCGCGTGGGGCCTCGTCCGGCGGATGGTCGCGGATAGGTGCGCACCCGACCGGTTCACGGTCTCTGCCATGCTGCCCGCGTGCCCGTCCGCCCGCCGGGGCAGGGAGCTGCATTGCTACGCCGTGAGGGCTGGGATGTGTGGGGCGGGTGATTTCCATGTCAGCAGTGGCCTCGTGTCCATGTACTGCAGGGTCGGCCGCACGGACCTTGCGCACACAGTTCTCAACGGGATGGAGCGGAGGAACGTTGTTTCCTGGACCGCCATGGTGGGAGGGTACACGGAGAACGATATGTTTGAGGGTGCTGTGGAAGCATTCAGGGCAATGTGGCTGATTGATGGCATCCTACCAAATACGATTGCATTGATTAGTGTGCTCTCGGCCATTGAGGCGCTCTCAGCCTTAGCAGAGGGGAAGCAGGTGCATGGTTTCGCAGTGAGGATGGCGATGTATGGGGATGTGTCACTGAACAATGCTTTGATTGATACCTACGCGAAGTGTGGGGCCTTGCATTATGCAAGGCGGGTCTTTGAAGATACAAGCTGGTGCAAAGATGTGATCTCATGGGGTGCAATGATTTTGGGTTATGGCATTCATGGTATGGGTGTGGAAGCAGTTGATTTATTCAATCAGATGCTTGCCTCTGGGGTTAAACCTGATAGTATAGTTGGCCTGGGTGTTCTTTCAGCGTGTTGCCGTGCGGGCTTGGTGTTGAAGGGCCTTAACATATACAACTCCATAGTAAAGGATCATGGGGTTCAGCCCACTGAGGAGATGTGTGCATGCATTGTTGATTTACTTGGTCGATCTGGGCACCTTGACCATGCCTTGGACTTTATAAAGTCAATGAGTGTAGAACCAGGCCCTAGTGTTTGGGGAGCACTTTTGGATGCTTCTGTAACACACAGCAACAAAGAGATTCAAGATTTGGCCTCCAAGTCTCTTCTTAGACTGGGAGAAGGAAAACCATCAAATCTGGTTGCAGTTTCTAACGTAAATGCCTCTTCAAGAAGGTGGAATCTTGTTGAGCGAGTAAGGAGTACAATTAATCAGGGGTCATTGAAGAAGAAAACTGGTCGTAGTTGGGTAAATCAAACTTAA
- the LOC117846624 gene encoding probable indole-3-pyruvate monooxygenase YUCCA5 isoform X1 encodes MVVWVNGPIVVGAGPAGLSVAACLRARGVPSVVLDRADCVASLWQRRAYDRLRLHLPRHFCELPGMPFPDHYPEYPTKSQFVDYLEAYAARAGVEPRFNQAVTSARYDAAAGLWRVRAEDASAGGAGTATEYIGRWLVVATGENAERVVPDFDGADEFAGPVSHVSEYKCGEAYRGKRVLVVGCGNSGMEVCLDLCDHNALPAMVVRDSKVHVLPREMFGVATFYIAAFLLRFLPLWLVDMILVVLARLFLGNLEKLGIHRPSGGPLELKNTRGRTPVLDIGALARIRSGDIEVVPGIKRFFRGGAELVDGRRVAADAVILATGYHSNVPQWLKGSDFFTQEGYPRVPFPDGWKGESGLYSVGFTRRGLSGVSSDAVKVAQDIAMEWDQQTSTL; translated from the exons ATGGTGGTGTGGGTGAACGGGCCGATCGTGGTGGGCGCCGGGCCGGCggggctgtcggtggcggcgtGCCTCCGCGCCCGTGGCGTGCCGTCGGTGGTGCTGGACCGCGCCGACTGCGTCGCCTCCCTGTGGCAGCGCCGCGCGTacgaccgcctccgcctccacctgccCCGCCACTTCTGCGAGCTCCCCGGGATGCCCTTCCCGGATCACTATCCGGAGTACCCCACCAAGAGCCAGTTCGTCGACTACCTCGAGGCCTacgcggcgcgcgccggcgtcgAGCCGCGCTTCAACCAGGCCGTCACCTCGGCGCGctacgacgccgccgcggggctcTGGCGGGTGCGCGCCGAGGACGCCTCCGCCGGGGGCGCCGGCACCGCTACCGAGTACATCGGCCGCTGGCTCGTTGTCGCCACGGGCGAGAACGCCGAGCGCGTCGTGCCGGACTTCGACGGCGCCGACGAGTTCGCCGGCCCCGTCTCCCACGTCTCCGAGTACAAGTGCGGTGAGGCGTACCGCGGCAAGCGCGTCCTCGTCGTTGGCTGCGGCAACTCAGGCATGGAGGTCTGCCTCGACCTCTGCGACCACAATGCCCTCCCCGCCATGGTCGTCAGGGACTCG AAGGTGCACGTCCTGCCGCGGGAGATGTTCGGCGTCGCGACCTTCTACatcgccgccttcctcctccgcttcctGCCGCTGTGGCTCGTCGACATgatcctcgtcgtcctcgcgcGCCTCTTCCTCGGCAACCTGGAGAAGCTCGGCATCCACCGCCCCTCCGGCGGCCCGCTGGAGCTCAAGAACACCAGGGGCAGGACGCCGGTGCTCGACATCGGCGCGCTCGCCAGGATCCGCTCCGGCGACATCGAGGTCGTGCCGGGGATCAAGAGGTTcttccgcggcggcgccgagctcgtcgacggccgccgcgtcgccgccgacgcggtTATCCTCGCCACCGGCTACCACAGCAACGTCCCTCAGTGGCTCAAG GGAAGTGACTTCTTCACCCAGGAAGGGTACCCCAGGGTGCCGTTCCCAGACGGCTGGAAGGGGGAGTCAGGGCTCTACTCTGTTGGCTTCACCAGGAGAGGCCTCTCCGGCGTCTCCTCCGACGCCGTCAAGGTTGCGCAGGACATCGCTATGGAATGGGACCAGCAAACTTCCACATTATGA
- the LOC117846624 gene encoding probable indole-3-pyruvate monooxygenase YUCCA5 isoform X2, translated as MVVWVNGPIVVGAGPAGLSVAACLRARGVPSVVLDRADCVASLWQRRAYDRLRLHLPRHFCELPGMPFPDHYPEYPTKSQFVDYLEAYAARAGVEPRFNQAVTSARYDAAAGLWRVRAEDASAGGAGTATEYIGRWLVVATGENAERVVPDFDGADEFAGPVSHVSEYKCGEAYRGKRVLVVGCGNSGMEVCLDLCDHNALPAMVVRDSVHVLPREMFGVATFYIAAFLLRFLPLWLVDMILVVLARLFLGNLEKLGIHRPSGGPLELKNTRGRTPVLDIGALARIRSGDIEVVPGIKRFFRGGAELVDGRRVAADAVILATGYHSNVPQWLKGSDFFTQEGYPRVPFPDGWKGESGLYSVGFTRRGLSGVSSDAVKVAQDIAMEWDQQTSTL; from the exons ATGGTGGTGTGGGTGAACGGGCCGATCGTGGTGGGCGCCGGGCCGGCggggctgtcggtggcggcgtGCCTCCGCGCCCGTGGCGTGCCGTCGGTGGTGCTGGACCGCGCCGACTGCGTCGCCTCCCTGTGGCAGCGCCGCGCGTacgaccgcctccgcctccacctgccCCGCCACTTCTGCGAGCTCCCCGGGATGCCCTTCCCGGATCACTATCCGGAGTACCCCACCAAGAGCCAGTTCGTCGACTACCTCGAGGCCTacgcggcgcgcgccggcgtcgAGCCGCGCTTCAACCAGGCCGTCACCTCGGCGCGctacgacgccgccgcggggctcTGGCGGGTGCGCGCCGAGGACGCCTCCGCCGGGGGCGCCGGCACCGCTACCGAGTACATCGGCCGCTGGCTCGTTGTCGCCACGGGCGAGAACGCCGAGCGCGTCGTGCCGGACTTCGACGGCGCCGACGAGTTCGCCGGCCCCGTCTCCCACGTCTCCGAGTACAAGTGCGGTGAGGCGTACCGCGGCAAGCGCGTCCTCGTCGTTGGCTGCGGCAACTCAGGCATGGAGGTCTGCCTCGACCTCTGCGACCACAATGCCCTCCCCGCCATGGTCGTCAGGGACTCG GTGCACGTCCTGCCGCGGGAGATGTTCGGCGTCGCGACCTTCTACatcgccgccttcctcctccgcttcctGCCGCTGTGGCTCGTCGACATgatcctcgtcgtcctcgcgcGCCTCTTCCTCGGCAACCTGGAGAAGCTCGGCATCCACCGCCCCTCCGGCGGCCCGCTGGAGCTCAAGAACACCAGGGGCAGGACGCCGGTGCTCGACATCGGCGCGCTCGCCAGGATCCGCTCCGGCGACATCGAGGTCGTGCCGGGGATCAAGAGGTTcttccgcggcggcgccgagctcgtcgacggccgccgcgtcgccgccgacgcggtTATCCTCGCCACCGGCTACCACAGCAACGTCCCTCAGTGGCTCAAG GGAAGTGACTTCTTCACCCAGGAAGGGTACCCCAGGGTGCCGTTCCCAGACGGCTGGAAGGGGGAGTCAGGGCTCTACTCTGTTGGCTTCACCAGGAGAGGCCTCTCCGGCGTCTCCTCCGACGCCGTCAAGGTTGCGCAGGACATCGCTATGGAATGGGACCAGCAAACTTCCACATTATGA